The following are encoded in a window of uncultured Ilyobacter sp. genomic DNA:
- a CDS encoding MMPL family transporter: MLVKIGDFVQRFHKMILAVSLAVTFVMIFFMSRLQMNMQFTDILPKTEKTVITYKNALKNFDTLDSIVVAVKGKEKNIKKFLEERADEIEGIEGIRSVNYENQVEFLEENIFLLMKDRDLENIEKALTASNLKDFFAGINDSFEREYIDESDSGKIDKDRVKLLNSLNFLEETISKIRDGKISREDAKKFVRGERYILSPDKSMGILMIKSGVSIDDFENVIKVVNNLEEYLEEESEKYNVKIRMTGLQVLSRDEMVISQRDMEISSTLSLLLVLGLFTISFKMIRYSLLSLVPLITGIIWTMGLTYIIIGTLNMMTAMMGAIIIGLGIDYSIHIISLFIEERGKGLSIEEAVTSVYSKTMRGVVTGAGTTAIGFFMFTFSDFPGFQEFGLVLGMGIICTLASAVFVLPSLLIVYGGKGDVKKSKMSLLLSKTEGFVIGRRKSSLLIVVFIMIVLGSKAGRVEFENDMLKIEPKNLQSVALNREIIDKFDFSSDNTIIVSETLEETQEVFERADKLKSIGMISSVTSYLPSEKIQILRTEAGKLIKEKIKNTPDSEIYTEELTEELVRLENNLLELGDLSYIGGEEKIRERCDEIIESGLIGELVEGMSQFRKNIEKSQKIFIGELQGIIRKSNTDKIIGLEDLPDEIRDEFVGKDGTYISSFYPKKDIWKSDFQKIHMKEIETLGEDVTGSSKIFLRVIEKSATEGKKILVLTLVAIYFILVLDFKSFKYATAAILPMVFSVLGTLGIMGWTGFKFDMVNIIGIPLIIGIGVDDGVHIIHRYLGEKDIFKAVRSTGKSVTLTTVTTIAAFGTLMLARYRGFVHFGILLTIGVGFAYLLTMTLLVSLISIVDGIEKNVESDEL; the protein is encoded by the coding sequence GTGCTTGTAAAAATAGGAGATTTTGTCCAAAGGTTTCATAAGATGATTTTGGCTGTATCCCTTGCAGTCACTTTTGTTATGATTTTTTTTATGAGCAGACTTCAGATGAATATGCAATTTACTGACATACTTCCGAAAACTGAAAAAACAGTCATAACATATAAAAATGCACTTAAAAACTTTGATACCTTAGATTCCATAGTGGTGGCAGTGAAGGGTAAAGAGAAAAACATAAAAAAATTCCTTGAGGAAAGGGCTGACGAGATAGAGGGTATAGAGGGAATCAGATCGGTAAATTATGAAAACCAGGTAGAATTTTTGGAAGAGAATATTTTTCTTCTGATGAAGGACAGGGATCTCGAAAACATTGAAAAGGCCTTGACAGCCTCGAATCTGAAAGATTTTTTTGCAGGTATAAATGACTCCTTTGAAAGAGAATATATCGATGAATCTGATAGTGGGAAAATAGACAAGGACAGGGTCAAGCTGTTGAATTCTCTGAACTTTCTGGAAGAGACAATCTCAAAAATAAGAGATGGAAAAATAAGCCGGGAGGATGCCAAAAAATTTGTAAGAGGGGAGAGGTATATTTTGTCTCCTGATAAGAGCATGGGAATACTCATGATAAAATCCGGTGTGAGTATAGATGATTTTGAAAATGTGATAAAAGTGGTTAACAACCTTGAAGAATATCTAGAGGAAGAATCTGAAAAATACAATGTGAAAATTAGAATGACAGGACTTCAGGTACTGTCGAGGGATGAGATGGTTATCTCCCAGAGGGATATGGAGATATCAAGCACCCTTTCTCTGCTGCTGGTACTGGGATTATTTACAATAAGCTTTAAAATGATAAGGTATTCCCTGTTATCCCTTGTTCCTCTAATCACTGGGATAATATGGACAATGGGGTTAACGTACATTATCATAGGAACACTAAACATGATGACTGCCATGATGGGAGCAATAATCATAGGTCTAGGGATCGATTATTCTATACATATAATCTCTTTATTCATTGAAGAGAGGGGGAAGGGCTTGAGTATAGAGGAAGCTGTAACATCTGTTTATTCTAAGACGATGAGAGGGGTGGTAACAGGAGCAGGAACTACAGCTATAGGTTTCTTTATGTTTACTTTTAGTGATTTTCCAGGCTTTCAGGAGTTTGGACTGGTTCTCGGAATGGGGATAATATGCACCCTGGCATCGGCGGTTTTTGTACTTCCCTCCCTGCTTATAGTGTACGGCGGCAAAGGAGATGTAAAAAAATCTAAAATGAGTCTGCTATTGTCAAAAACCGAGGGCTTTGTCATAGGAAGAAGAAAGAGTTCGCTTCTCATTGTTGTTTTTATAATGATAGTATTAGGATCAAAAGCAGGCAGAGTTGAGTTTGAAAACGATATGCTGAAAATAGAGCCTAAAAATCTTCAGAGTGTGGCCTTGAACAGGGAGATCATAGATAAGTTTGATTTTAGTTCTGACAATACAATTATAGTTTCTGAAACTTTAGAAGAGACACAGGAGGTTTTTGAGAGGGCAGATAAATTGAAAAGTATAGGTATGATCTCCTCAGTGACATCATACCTTCCATCTGAAAAGATCCAGATTTTAAGAACTGAAGCGGGAAAGCTAATAAAGGAAAAGATTAAAAATACTCCAGACAGCGAGATCTACACAGAGGAGCTGACAGAAGAGCTTGTAAGGCTTGAAAATAATCTCTTGGAACTGGGAGACCTGTCATATATAGGGGGCGAGGAAAAGATCAGAGAAAGATGTGACGAGATAATAGAGTCAGGGCTTATAGGAGAATTAGTGGAAGGCATGAGTCAGTTCAGAAAGAATATTGAAAAATCCCAAAAAATATTCATAGGGGAGCTACAGGGCATAATAAGAAAAAGCAATACAGATAAAATAATAGGTCTAGAAGACCTTCCAGATGAGATAAGAGATGAGTTTGTGGGAAAGGACGGAACATATATAAGCAGTTTTTATCCTAAAAAGGACATATGGAAATCTGATTTTCAAAAAATACACATGAAGGAAATAGAAACCCTCGGTGAAGATGTAACGGGAAGCTCTAAGATATTTTTGAGGGTAATAGAAAAATCTGCAACAGAGGGGAAAAAAATACTGGTTTTAACTCTGGTAGCAATATATTTTATTCTGGTGCTAGATTTCAAAAGCTTTAAGTATGCTACAGCCGCTATTCTTCCTATGGTTTTTTCTGTACTTGGAACTCTAGGAATCATGGGGTGGACAGGGTTTAAGTTTGATATGGTGAACATAATAGGGATCCCTCTCATCATAGGTATAGGGGTGGATGATGGGGTTCATATCATACATAGGTACCTCGGAGAGAAAGATATATTTAAGGCAGTGAGAAGCACCGGAAAGTCGGTAACCCTCACAACGGTAACAACAATAGCAGCCTTTGGAACCTTGATGCTTGCAAGGTACAGAGGATTTGTACATTTTGGGATCCTGCTGACTATAGGGGTCGGATTTGCCTATCTCCTGACGATGACTCTTCTTGTGAGCCTTATTTCAATAGTAGATGGTATAGAGAAAAATGTGGAGAGTGATGAATTATGA
- a CDS encoding outer membrane lipoprotein-sorting protein: MKKISVIFFLLISISGFSRDATEVLQKMRDAQDYKTSRGEYLMTIENRGKEITMEFEWYHKKSEEDLQLMRFTSPPRIEDTAILIKGENIWYYNKRSNRVRLLSKSAKRGSMMGSSFSYDDLNLDYVDDFTGEIMEETEDYYILKIYPSEEERSYKYIVAKVRKENFIEESLEYYDDNEIRYKLMTTKDVKHVKGRWTPMKIIMTDLISGKVTLIKTIEESLDFDFYMEDSKFSEKNLKK, from the coding sequence ATGAAAAAAATATCTGTAATTTTTTTTCTATTGATCAGCATATCGGGATTTTCAAGGGATGCCACAGAGGTCCTTCAAAAGATGAGAGATGCTCAGGATTACAAAACCTCAAGAGGAGAGTACCTCATGACTATAGAAAACAGAGGAAAAGAAATAACTATGGAGTTTGAATGGTATCATAAAAAATCAGAGGAGGACCTGCAGCTCATGAGATTTACATCCCCTCCGAGGATAGAGGATACTGCAATCCTTATAAAAGGTGAAAATATATGGTATTACAACAAGAGGAGCAACAGGGTAAGGCTGCTCTCAAAAAGTGCCAAGAGGGGAAGTATGATGGGGTCTAGTTTCAGCTATGATGACCTTAACCTTGATTATGTGGATGACTTTACCGGGGAGATAATGGAAGAAACTGAGGATTATTACATACTGAAGATCTATCCCTCCGAGGAGGAAAGAAGCTATAAATATATAGTGGCAAAGGTGAGAAAAGAAAATTTTATAGAAGAGAGTCTGGAATATTACGATGATAATGAGATAAGGTATAAGCTTATGACCACAAAGGACGTGAAACATGTAAAGGGGAGATGGACCCCCATGAAAATAATAATGACAGACCTAATTAGCGGAAAGGTGACTTTAATAAAAACTATTGAGGAAAGCTTGGATTTTGATTTTTATATGGAGGATTCTAAATTTTCCGAGAAAAATCTAAAAAAATAG
- a CDS encoding lipopolysaccharide core heptose(II) kinase RfaY, which yields MNKKKYNTKICIEDEKYRRLAELILQKNYKVIKLLKNDQRSKVELIKYGEEKLVLKVPLEKDRRRWQRLLSVFRGSSSKREYENCNKILSKGFLGAEPVIAIEKKAGPFVIESCFVSKFIEGQEGNFQHVKEIGKELDRIHNSGYLHGDSQLVNFMVSVHGIYLIDCKLKKNIFGKFGSRYEFIYLEESCPEKIDIYEKDDIYYRGAKLLNTYLHWWGRTRKKLRCKHLLK from the coding sequence ATGAACAAAAAAAAATACAATACAAAGATCTGCATCGAGGATGAAAAATACAGAAGGCTTGCAGAACTTATTTTACAGAAAAACTACAAGGTGATCAAACTACTTAAAAATGATCAGAGAAGCAAAGTAGAGCTCATAAAGTACGGTGAGGAAAAACTAGTGTTAAAAGTTCCCCTTGAGAAGGACAGAAGACGGTGGCAAAGGCTGTTGTCAGTTTTTCGGGGAAGCTCATCCAAAAGAGAATATGAAAACTGCAACAAAATCTTGTCTAAAGGATTTTTGGGAGCAGAGCCTGTTATAGCAATAGAGAAAAAAGCTGGTCCTTTTGTAATAGAATCCTGTTTTGTATCAAAATTTATAGAGGGACAAGAGGGCAATTTTCAGCATGTGAAAGAGATCGGAAAGGAGCTAGATAGAATACATAATTCAGGATATCTCCACGGAGATTCTCAGCTTGTGAATTTTATGGTTTCTGTCCATGGGATATATCTCATAGACTGTAAGCTTAAAAAAAATATATTCGGAAAATTTGGCAGCAGATATGAATTCATATACCTAGAAGAAAGCTGCCCTGAAAAAATAGATATCTATGAAAAAGATGATATATATTACAGAGGTGCCAAACTTTTAAACACCTACCTCCATTGGTGGGGAAGGACCAGGAAAAAATTAAGGTGCAAACACTTATTAAAATAG
- a CDS encoding glycosyltransferase family 9 protein — protein MRVLVIRLSSIGDVILTTPVLKEFKKKYPSAIVDFMVLDKFKDSIEGCPYVDNLIIFDKKKYLGIRGLKKFSDSVKGNGYDYVFDLHSKLRSVAISRFIGAKTFRYRKRALWKTILVKAKIIRYRTDDTIVKNYFGALKKLEVEYRGEDLNFTFSPEDLDAVSEYRGFVVFAPGASKNTKKWTADGFGNLARLLKGKYGKKIALIGGGGDNEMCESINAISQGSCVNLAGKLSLKESGALLSEADFLVTNDSGPFHISRGVKKKAFVIFGPTDPNMFEYDQYGVLVYREEPCSPCSLHGDKVCPKDHFNCMKLLKAEDVLKIIEKNMGWC, from the coding sequence TTGAGGGTATTGGTAATAAGACTTAGTTCTATCGGAGATGTAATCCTAACAACTCCTGTACTGAAGGAGTTTAAAAAAAAATATCCAAGTGCAATAGTTGATTTTATGGTTCTAGATAAATTTAAAGATTCTATAGAGGGGTGCCCCTATGTGGATAACCTCATAATTTTTGATAAAAAAAAGTATCTGGGAATAAGGGGACTTAAAAAGTTTTCAGACAGTGTAAAGGGCAACGGATACGACTATGTCTTTGATCTCCATTCTAAACTGAGGTCTGTTGCAATCTCAAGATTTATAGGTGCCAAAACTTTTAGATACAGAAAGAGAGCCCTTTGGAAGACTATTCTTGTAAAGGCCAAAATAATAAGGTACAGGACAGATGATACCATTGTAAAAAATTACTTTGGGGCATTAAAAAAACTTGAGGTAGAATACAGAGGTGAGGATCTAAACTTTACTTTTTCTCCCGAAGATCTGGATGCAGTATCAGAGTATAGAGGTTTTGTGGTTTTTGCTCCCGGGGCATCTAAAAATACAAAAAAGTGGACTGCAGATGGTTTTGGTAACTTAGCAAGACTTCTGAAAGGAAAATATGGCAAAAAGATAGCCCTGATAGGTGGAGGCGGAGATAATGAGATGTGTGAAAGCATAAATGCCATAAGCCAAGGAAGCTGCGTAAATCTGGCGGGTAAGCTGTCTCTCAAAGAGAGCGGGGCCCTCCTTTCAGAAGCTGATTTTTTGGTGACCAACGATTCCGGTCCTTTTCATATCTCAAGGGGGGTAAAGAAGAAAGCTTTTGTCATATTTGGTCCCACAGATCCAAATATGTTTGAATATGACCAGTATGGGGTGCTTGTGTACAGAGAAGAACCTTGCTCTCCGTGTAGTCTTCACGGGGATAAAGTCTGTCCAAAAGATCATTTCAACTGCATGAAACTTCTGAAGGCCGAGGATGTATTGAAAATAATAGAAAAAAATATGGGATGGTGCTAA
- the recA gene encoding recombinase RecA produces the protein MAKAKKELADKDKALEVAMKQIQKDFGEGSIMKLGANTHMNVETISTGSIGIDMALGLGGVPRGRVVEIYGAESCGKTTIALHIVAEAQKKGGIAAFIDAEHALDPAYAKALGVDVDELLISQPDNGEQALEIGDMLVRSGAVDVIVVDSVAALVPKSEIEGEMGDQQMGLQARLMSKALRKLTGSLNKSKTTMIFINQIREKIGGFGFGPQTTTTGGRALKFYSSVRMEIKRIGSVKQGDNVIGNETSVKITKNKIAPPFKEAKFQIMYGKGISRAGEILDMAIDSDIVSKSGAWFSYGDVRLGQGKENVKIRLEEENDLLSQIELDLNKVILPATSIAAKKEKNEDTESEEE, from the coding sequence ATGGCGAAGGCAAAAAAAGAATTAGCTGACAAAGACAAAGCATTGGAAGTTGCAATGAAACAGATACAAAAAGATTTTGGAGAGGGTTCTATCATGAAACTTGGGGCGAATACCCATATGAATGTGGAAACGATATCCACAGGAAGTATAGGTATAGATATGGCTCTCGGACTCGGTGGTGTGCCTAGGGGAAGGGTTGTAGAGATATACGGAGCGGAAAGTTGTGGGAAGACAACAATAGCACTTCACATAGTGGCAGAGGCACAGAAAAAAGGTGGAATAGCTGCATTTATAGATGCAGAGCACGCCCTTGATCCGGCTTACGCAAAGGCTTTAGGTGTAGATGTGGACGAACTGCTTATATCACAGCCAGACAACGGTGAGCAGGCCCTAGAAATAGGAGATATGCTAGTGAGATCTGGAGCTGTAGATGTAATAGTGGTAGACTCGGTAGCGGCCCTTGTGCCAAAATCAGAGATAGAAGGAGAGATGGGAGACCAGCAGATGGGTCTTCAGGCTAGGCTTATGTCAAAAGCACTTAGGAAACTTACGGGAAGTCTTAACAAATCCAAGACAACGATGATATTTATAAATCAGATAAGGGAAAAAATAGGAGGGTTCGGATTTGGTCCTCAGACAACGACAACAGGAGGTAGAGCTCTTAAATTTTATTCGTCTGTGAGAATGGAGATAAAAAGAATAGGAAGTGTAAAACAAGGGGACAACGTAATAGGAAATGAGACCTCTGTGAAGATAACAAAAAACAAGATAGCTCCGCCTTTTAAAGAGGCAAAATTTCAGATCATGTATGGAAAAGGTATCTCGAGAGCCGGGGAGATACTAGATATGGCAATAGACAGTGATATAGTATCAAAGTCAGGAGCATGGTTCAGCTACGGGGATGTAAGGCTAGGACAGGGAAAGGAAAATGTAAAAATAAGGCTAGAAGAGGAAAATGATCTTTTATCTCAGATAGAATTAGACCTTAACAAGGTTATATTACCTGCAACCTCAATAGCTGCTAAAAAGGAAAAAAATGAAGATACTGAATCTGAAGAGGAATAA
- a CDS encoding regulatory protein RecX, with amino-acid sequence MKILNLKRNKLYLEDNKVIDVSPDIICKMDLSRKKELSIEEYKRVVYLAALSKSYFLLSRRDYTSKELEKKLLIKFQEKDIIKKVIAEIEGKGYIDDFSYAKSFIEKSRDGRKKIEYDLRLRGVKPEIIKEAFNDSCENEVFKIKKLLSKISGKPHDKKINFLLRKGFDYESVKEALTGEE; translated from the coding sequence ATGAAGATACTGAATCTGAAGAGGAATAAACTATATCTAGAGGACAACAAGGTAATAGATGTGAGTCCGGATATAATTTGCAAGATGGATCTCTCTAGAAAAAAAGAGTTGAGTATAGAGGAGTACAAACGGGTGGTCTATCTGGCCGCCCTTTCAAAATCCTATTTTCTTCTCTCTAGGAGGGATTACACCTCTAAGGAGCTTGAGAAAAAACTCCTTATAAAATTTCAGGAAAAAGATATTATAAAAAAAGTAATTGCAGAAATAGAGGGTAAGGGTTATATAGATGACTTCTCTTATGCAAAGTCATTTATCGAAAAAAGTAGAGATGGAAGAAAAAAAATAGAATATGATCTGAGATTGAGGGGAGTAAAACCTGAAATTATAAAAGAAGCATTTAATGACAGCTGTGAGAATGAAGTTTTCAAGATAAAAAAGCTTTTATCTAAAATAAGTGGTAAACCACATGATAAAAAAATAAACTTTCTTTTGAGAAAGGGCTTTGATTATGAGAGTGTAAAAGAAGCCTTAACTGGTGAAGAATAA
- a CDS encoding lysophospholipid acyltransferase family protein — protein MLGLILALVSGLSFFIYMTIFYLPIILFSGEKKSARLTRREFKKFGTWVLGSIGAKLEVIYEDREAIENLKAEDGIVVVGNHQSNMDIPVLLAGFPFVVGYVAKKEMETWPFFGVWMKKAHCVFLDRSNPREGIKSIKKAVEVIKAGYPIAIFPEGERSKTGEIGEFKKGSFKLATETKGIIVPVTIKGTYEIQKRGSAITKMGKTVKLIIAKPIYVKDMDVSEIKKLDKIVRDIVVENFEKF, from the coding sequence ATGTTAGGTCTCATATTGGCTCTTGTGTCGGGGCTAAGTTTTTTCATTTATATGACAATATTTTATCTTCCTATAATTTTGTTTTCAGGGGAAAAAAAATCTGCACGACTCACAAGAAGAGAATTTAAAAAATTTGGAACCTGGGTCTTAGGGTCTATAGGGGCTAAGCTAGAGGTTATCTATGAAGATAGGGAAGCAATAGAAAATCTAAAAGCAGAGGATGGAATAGTAGTAGTGGGAAATCATCAAAGTAATATGGATATCCCGGTGCTATTGGCAGGATTTCCTTTTGTAGTAGGGTATGTAGCTAAAAAAGAGATGGAAACATGGCCTTTTTTCGGAGTATGGATGAAAAAAGCTCACTGTGTATTTCTAGACAGAAGCAATCCTAGAGAGGGAATAAAAAGTATAAAAAAAGCTGTAGAAGTTATAAAGGCAGGTTATCCTATAGCAATATTTCCAGAAGGAGAAAGATCTAAGACTGGAGAGATTGGTGAATTTAAAAAGGGGAGCTTTAAGCTAGCAACTGAGACAAAGGGGATAATAGTACCTGTGACAATAAAGGGTACCTATGAGATCCAAAAAAGAGGAAGTGCAATAACTAAAATGGGTAAAACCGTAAAACTTATTATAGCAAAACCCATCTATGTAAAAGATATGGATGTATCTGAAATAAAAAAACTAGATAAAATAGTAAGGGATATAGTTGTAGAGAACTTTGAGAAATTTTAG
- the pflB gene encoding formate C-acetyltransferase gives MFKQWKGFKGDLWKKEINVRDFIQNNYAPYTGDESFLVEPTDATKKLWNKLTEMFKEEQAKGVYDAETKTPSALDAYGPGYIEKDLEKIVGVQTDKPLKRGIFPKGGVRLVEQALDAYGYKIDPFTKEIFTKYRKHHNQGVFDVYTPDIKAARSNGLVTGLPDAYGRGRIIGDYRRIAVYGLDRLIEDKKSQLNLLDVSEMTDEIIRRREEISEQVRALQAFGKMCASYGFDVSKPAETAQEAIQFVYFAYLGAVKDQDGAAMSLGRTATFLDIYINRDLKAGRITEEEAQEFIDHFIMKLRIVRFLRPPAYNELFSGDPVWTTEVLGGEGTDGRTLVSKTSFRYLNTLYNLGPAPEPNLTVLWSTKSPENWKKFCAKVSIDTSALQYENDDLMRPQFGDDYAIACCVSPMKVGKGMQFFGARVNLPKALLYAINGGKDEKSGDQVAPHFAPITSEYLDFDEVMSRYEEVLKWLAGVYVKALNIIHYMHDKYAYETFEMALHDLEIERTQAHGIAGVSIVADSFAAIKNAKVKVIRDEAGMAIDFEIQGDYEAFGNNCDETDQFAVSITKKFMNMIRTHQMYRGARPTQSILTITSNVVYGKKTGATPCGRKSGAPFAPGANPMNGRDKKGAIAALSSVAKLPFEDANDGISYTFAITPATLGKEKEDRCNNLINLMDGYFTPTGGHHLNVNVFDKALLEDAMAHPEKYPQLTIRVSGYAVNFTKLNKEQQLDVISRTINERI, from the coding sequence ATGTTCAAACAATGGAAAGGGTTTAAAGGGGATCTCTGGAAAAAAGAGATCAACGTAAGGGATTTTATTCAAAATAACTATGCTCCATATACAGGGGACGAGAGCTTCTTAGTAGAACCAACTGACGCTACTAAAAAGCTGTGGAATAAACTTACAGAAATGTTTAAGGAAGAGCAGGCAAAAGGTGTATATGATGCTGAGACAAAAACTCCTTCTGCACTAGATGCATACGGACCTGGATATATAGAGAAAGATCTTGAAAAAATCGTAGGGGTACAAACTGACAAACCTCTAAAAAGAGGAATCTTCCCTAAGGGGGGAGTAAGACTAGTAGAGCAGGCTCTTGATGCTTACGGATATAAGATTGATCCGTTCACAAAAGAGATCTTTACTAAATACAGAAAGCACCACAACCAAGGTGTATTTGATGTATATACTCCTGATATAAAGGCAGCTAGAAGTAACGGTCTGGTAACTGGACTTCCTGATGCTTACGGAAGAGGAAGAATAATCGGAGATTACAGAAGAATAGCTGTCTATGGATTAGACAGACTTATCGAAGATAAAAAATCTCAGCTTAATTTACTAGATGTAAGTGAGATGACAGATGAGATCATAAGAAGAAGAGAAGAGATTTCTGAGCAAGTAAGAGCCCTTCAGGCATTTGGAAAAATGTGTGCTTCTTATGGGTTTGACGTATCAAAACCTGCTGAGACAGCTCAAGAGGCTATACAGTTTGTATACTTCGCATACCTTGGAGCAGTAAAAGACCAGGACGGAGCGGCAATGTCATTGGGTAGAACTGCAACATTCTTAGATATCTACATAAACAGAGACTTAAAAGCTGGAAGAATAACTGAAGAGGAAGCTCAAGAATTTATCGACCACTTCATCATGAAGCTTAGAATAGTAAGATTCTTGAGACCGCCTGCATACAACGAGTTATTCTCAGGAGATCCTGTATGGACGACTGAGGTTCTTGGAGGAGAAGGAACAGACGGAAGAACACTAGTAAGTAAAACATCATTCAGATACCTTAATACACTTTACAACCTAGGACCGGCACCTGAGCCAAACCTAACTGTACTTTGGTCTACAAAATCTCCAGAAAACTGGAAAAAATTCTGTGCAAAAGTATCAATTGATACATCGGCACTTCAATATGAAAATGATGACCTTATGAGACCTCAATTTGGAGACGACTATGCTATAGCTTGTTGTGTATCTCCGATGAAAGTCGGAAAAGGGATGCAGTTCTTCGGAGCGAGAGTAAACCTTCCGAAAGCTCTTCTTTACGCAATAAACGGCGGAAAAGATGAGAAATCAGGAGATCAGGTAGCACCTCACTTTGCACCTATAACTTCAGAATACCTTGATTTTGATGAGGTAATGTCAAGATATGAAGAGGTACTTAAGTGGCTTGCCGGAGTATACGTAAAGGCTCTAAACATTATCCACTACATGCATGATAAATATGCCTACGAAACATTTGAAATGGCTCTACATGACCTTGAGATCGAAAGAACTCAGGCTCACGGAATAGCAGGAGTTTCAATCGTAGCAGATTCTTTTGCAGCTATTAAAAATGCAAAGGTAAAAGTAATAAGAGATGAAGCTGGAATGGCTATAGACTTTGAAATCCAAGGAGACTATGAGGCATTTGGAAACAACTGCGACGAAACTGATCAATTTGCAGTTTCGATCACTAAAAAATTCATGAACATGATAAGAACTCATCAAATGTATAGAGGAGCAAGACCTACTCAGTCTATCCTAACGATAACTTCAAACGTTGTATACGGTAAGAAGACAGGAGCTACTCCTTGCGGAAGAAAATCCGGAGCACCATTTGCACCGGGAGCAAACCCAATGAACGGTAGAGATAAAAAAGGAGCTATAGCGGCACTTTCTTCAGTAGCAAAGCTTCCATTTGAAGATGCAAACGACGGAATCTCTTATACATTTGCAATCACACCTGCAACTCTTGGAAAAGAAAAAGAAGACAGATGCAATAACCTTATCAACTTGATGGATGGATACTTTACTCCAACTGGTGGACATCACCTAAATGTAAACGTATTTGACAAGGCACTTCTAGAAGATGCAATGGCACATCCTGAAAAATATCCACAGCTTACAATCAGAGTATCTGGTTATGCAGTCAACTTTACTAAACTTAACAAAGAGCAACAGCTTGACGTTATATCCAGGACAATAAACGAGAGAATTTAA
- the pflA gene encoding pyruvate formate-lyase-activating protein — protein MVKVLGKLHSYESCGTVDGPGLRYVVFTQGCPLRCKYCHNPDTWHMEEANYEEDVNYVVKEISKYKPFFRNGGGMTLSGGEPFMQAEFAKELFKRCKENDINTAVDTSGIYLNDTVKEALEYVDLVLLDIKCIDPEIYKDLTKVELEPTLKFAKYLSDIKKPVWIRHVLVPGITDREDLLEELGDFIARLDNVERVEILPYHSLGEYKWEELGYEYELKGVESPTKESLERAKEIFRKKGVPIR, from the coding sequence ATGGTTAAAGTATTGGGAAAGTTACACTCATACGAAAGCTGTGGAACAGTAGACGGACCGGGTCTGAGATATGTAGTTTTTACACAAGGTTGTCCTTTGAGGTGCAAATACTGTCATAATCCAGACACATGGCATATGGAGGAGGCCAACTATGAAGAGGATGTAAACTACGTAGTAAAAGAAATATCTAAATATAAACCTTTTTTCAGAAATGGCGGAGGGATGACTCTTTCTGGTGGAGAGCCTTTTATGCAAGCTGAATTTGCAAAGGAGCTTTTTAAACGTTGTAAGGAAAATGATATAAATACAGCAGTGGATACAAGTGGGATATACCTCAATGATACAGTTAAGGAGGCTCTAGAATATGTAGATCTAGTCCTCTTAGATATAAAGTGTATTGACCCTGAAATATACAAGGACCTCACAAAGGTGGAGCTAGAACCTACACTGAAATTTGCAAAGTATCTTTCTGACATAAAGAAACCTGTGTGGATAAGACATGTACTTGTACCGGGAATCACTGACAGGGAGGATCTTTTAGAAGAACTGGGAGATTTTATAGCTAGACTTGATAATGTAGAAAGAGTAGAGATACTTCCGTATCATAGTCTTGGAGAATATAAGTGGGAAGAGCTAGGGTATGAATATGAGCTCAAAGGAGTAGAGTCTCCTACAAAAGAATCATTGGAAAGAGCCAAAGAGATATTCAGAAAAAAAGGGGTTCCGATAAGATAG